A genomic window from Pseudonocardia broussonetiae includes:
- a CDS encoding acyl-CoA dehydrogenase family protein, with translation MDLELSEEHEALRATVEDFARKEVAPVIGDLYEREEFPYDIVAQMGAMGLFGLPVSEEYGGMGGDYFALCLALEELARVDSSVAITLEAGVSLGAMPIYRFGTEEQKREWLPQMAAGEKLGAFGLTEPGGGSDAGATRTTARLDGDEWVINGSKAFITNSGTDITSVVTVTAITGTGEGGRKEISAIMVPAGTPGFRVAKPYSKVGWCSSDTRELFFDDVRVPAANLVGERGRGYAQFLSILDEGRVAIAALSVGLAQGCVDESVRYAHEREAFGQRIGAYQAIQFKIADMEMRAHTARLAYYAAAAKMLQGKPFKKEAAIAKLVSSNAAMDNARDATQVFGGYGFMNEYPVGRFYRDAKILEIGEGTSEVQRMLIARQLGL, from the coding sequence ATGGACCTGGAACTCAGCGAGGAGCACGAGGCGCTGCGCGCCACCGTCGAGGACTTCGCGCGCAAGGAGGTCGCGCCCGTCATCGGCGACCTGTACGAGCGCGAGGAGTTCCCCTACGACATCGTCGCCCAGATGGGCGCGATGGGCCTGTTCGGCCTGCCCGTCTCCGAGGAGTACGGCGGCATGGGCGGCGACTACTTCGCCCTGTGCCTGGCCCTGGAGGAGCTCGCCCGCGTCGACTCGTCGGTGGCGATCACGCTGGAGGCCGGCGTCTCGCTCGGCGCCATGCCGATCTACCGGTTTGGCACCGAGGAGCAGAAGCGCGAGTGGCTCCCGCAGATGGCCGCGGGGGAGAAGCTCGGCGCGTTCGGCCTCACCGAGCCCGGCGGCGGCTCCGACGCCGGCGCCACCCGCACCACCGCGCGCCTCGACGGCGACGAGTGGGTGATCAACGGCTCGAAGGCGTTCATCACGAACTCCGGCACCGACATCACCTCGGTCGTCACCGTCACCGCCATCACCGGCACGGGCGAGGGCGGCAGGAAGGAGATCTCGGCGATCATGGTGCCGGCCGGCACGCCCGGGTTCCGCGTTGCGAAGCCGTACTCGAAGGTCGGCTGGTGCTCGTCGGACACCCGCGAGCTGTTCTTCGACGACGTCCGCGTGCCCGCGGCCAACCTGGTCGGCGAGCGCGGACGCGGCTACGCGCAGTTCCTCTCCATCCTCGACGAGGGGCGCGTCGCGATCGCGGCGCTCTCGGTCGGGCTGGCGCAGGGCTGCGTCGACGAGTCGGTGCGCTACGCCCACGAGCGCGAGGCGTTCGGCCAGCGGATCGGCGCGTACCAGGCGATCCAGTTCAAGATCGCCGACATGGAGATGCGGGCCCACACCGCGCGCCTGGCCTACTACGCGGCCGCGGCGAAGATGCTGCAGGGCAAGCCGTTCAAGAAGGAGGCGGCGATCGCGAAGCTGGTGTCGTCGAACGCGGCGATGGACAACGCGCGCGACGCCACGCAGGTCTTCGGCGGCTACGGCTTCATGAACGAGTACCCGGTCGGGCGCTTCTACCGGGACGCGAAGATCCTGGAGATCGGCGAGGGCACGAGCGAGGTCCAGCGCATGCTGATCGCGCGCCAGCTGGGGCTGTAG
- a CDS encoding biotin carboxylase N-terminal domain-containing protein — protein sequence MFDTVLVANRGEIAVRVIATLRRLGIRSVAVYSDADAGSPHVTAADVAVRIGPAAAAQSYLSIPAVIEAARATGAQAIHPGYGFLSENTAFAAACEESGLVFVGPPSSAIEAMGDKIRAKQTVAKAGVPVVPGSDGAGLDDAALALAVEQVGYPVLLKPSAGGGGKGMHEVHDAASLSASIATARREAKASFGDDTLLVERLVTTPRHIEIQVLADAHGAVIHLGERECSLQRRHQKIVEEAPSALLTEAQRAAMGEAACEAARACGYRGAGTVEFIVGADAPDEFFFMEMNTRLQVEHPVTELVTGLDLVELQLRVAAGEPLPITQDDVALTGHAVEVRVYAEDPAAGFLPTGGRVLRWAPPSGVRVDAGIAEGGVVGSDYDPMLAKVIAHGADRAEAIRRLDAALRDTVLLGLGTNVGFLRALLADEDVRAARLDTGLVGRRVEEWTRQDLPHDVLAAAAVHALDELEPAGPVVDPFDVPGGWRIGEPAWTTWKTAVSGHEPVEVRVRGRAADAVVVVGDGEPVAAAVRRRDPHELVAAVDGVTRTYAVARDGETLWLGRDGRTWAVREQAPLDAAAAEAAAGAGGPVLSPMPGTVTVVEVTEGQRVAAGDRLVVVEAMKMEHVLTAPVDGTVRELRARAGATVARDAALLIVEPEGE from the coding sequence ATGTTCGACACCGTGCTCGTCGCCAACCGCGGGGAGATCGCCGTCCGCGTGATCGCCACCCTGCGCCGCCTGGGCATCCGGTCCGTGGCCGTGTACTCCGACGCCGACGCCGGCTCCCCGCACGTCACGGCGGCCGACGTCGCCGTGCGCATCGGGCCCGCCGCCGCCGCGCAGAGCTACCTCTCGATCCCCGCCGTCATCGAGGCCGCCCGCGCCACCGGCGCGCAGGCGATCCACCCCGGCTACGGCTTCCTGTCCGAGAACACCGCGTTCGCCGCCGCGTGCGAGGAGTCGGGCCTGGTGTTCGTCGGCCCGCCGTCCTCGGCGATCGAGGCGATGGGCGACAAGATCCGCGCCAAACAGACCGTCGCCAAGGCGGGCGTCCCGGTCGTCCCGGGCTCCGACGGCGCCGGCCTCGACGACGCCGCGCTCGCGCTGGCCGTCGAGCAGGTCGGCTACCCCGTGCTGCTCAAGCCGAGCGCCGGGGGCGGCGGCAAGGGCATGCACGAGGTGCACGACGCCGCCTCCCTGTCGGCCTCGATCGCCACCGCCCGTCGCGAGGCGAAGGCGTCCTTCGGCGACGACACGCTGCTCGTCGAGCGCCTCGTCACCACCCCGCGCCACATCGAGATCCAGGTGCTGGCCGACGCGCACGGCGCCGTGATCCACCTCGGCGAGCGCGAGTGCTCGCTGCAGCGGCGCCACCAGAAGATCGTCGAGGAGGCGCCGTCGGCCCTGCTCACCGAGGCGCAGCGCGCCGCGATGGGCGAGGCGGCGTGCGAGGCCGCCCGGGCGTGCGGGTACCGCGGCGCGGGGACCGTCGAGTTCATCGTCGGCGCCGACGCGCCCGACGAGTTCTTCTTCATGGAGATGAACACCCGGCTGCAGGTCGAGCACCCGGTCACCGAGCTGGTCACCGGCCTCGACCTGGTCGAGCTGCAGCTGCGCGTGGCCGCCGGGGAGCCGCTGCCGATCACGCAGGACGACGTCGCGCTCACCGGGCACGCCGTCGAGGTCCGCGTCTACGCCGAGGACCCGGCGGCCGGATTCCTGCCGACCGGCGGGCGCGTGCTGCGCTGGGCGCCGCCGTCGGGCGTGCGGGTGGACGCCGGCATCGCCGAGGGCGGCGTCGTCGGCTCCGACTACGACCCGATGCTGGCCAAGGTCATCGCCCACGGCGCCGACCGCGCGGAGGCGATCCGCCGGCTCGACGCCGCGCTGCGCGACACCGTCCTGCTGGGCCTGGGCACCAACGTGGGCTTCTTGCGCGCGCTGCTCGCCGACGAGGACGTCCGCGCCGCGCGACTGGACACCGGGCTGGTGGGACGCCGGGTCGAGGAGTGGACCCGCCAGGACCTCCCGCACGACGTCCTCGCCGCCGCCGCCGTCCACGCGCTCGACGAGCTCGAGCCGGCCGGTCCGGTCGTCGACCCGTTCGACGTGCCCGGCGGCTGGCGGATCGGCGAGCCCGCGTGGACGACGTGGAAGACGGCCGTGTCCGGGCACGAGCCCGTCGAGGTGCGGGTCCGGGGCCGGGCCGCCGACGCCGTGGTCGTCGTCGGCGACGGGGAGCCGGTCGCGGCCGCCGTCCGCCGCCGCGACCCCCACGAGCTCGTGGCCGCCGTCGACGGCGTCACGCGCACCTACGCCGTCGCCCGCGACGGCGAGACCCTCTGGCTCGGCCGCGACGGCCGGACCTGGGCGGTGCGCGAGCAGGCCCCGCTCGACGCCGCGGCCGCCGAGGCCGCCGCCGGTGCGGGCGGCCCGGTGCTGTCGCCGATGCCCGGCACGGTGACCGTCGTCGAGGTCACCGAGGGGCAGCGGGTCGCCGCGGGCGACCGGCTCGTCGTCGTCGAGGCGATGAAGATGGAGCACGTCCTCACCGCACCCGTGGACGGCACCGTCCGAGAACTGCGCGCCCGTGCGGGCGCGACCGTCGCGCGGGACGCCGCGCTCCTGATCGTCGAACCCGAAGGGGAGTGA
- a CDS encoding carboxyl transferase domain-containing protein has product MTATLTGHRELVDDLHAQLATARLGGPERSRVRHVERGKLLPRDRVDSLVDPSSPFLELSPLAAHGLYGGDAPGAGIITGVGRVAGRECVIVANDATVKGGTYYPMTVKKHLRAQEVALQNRLPCLYLVDSGGAYLPEQDQVFPDREHFGRIFYNQAQMSGLGIPQIAAVLGSCTAGGAYVPAMSDEAVIVRNQGTIFLGGPPLVKAATGEVVTAEELGGGDLHSKTSGVTDHLADDDAHALSIVRRIVGTLGPRAPRPWDVAPTEEPLADPAELYDVVPTDSRTPYDVREVITRVVDGSRFHEFKSEYGTTLVTGFARIHGHQVGIVANNGILFSESALKGAHFVELCDQRGIPLVFLQNISGFMVGREYEAGGIAKNGAKMVTAVASTRVPKFTVVIGGSFGAGNYAMCGRAYSPRFLFMWPNARISVMGGEQAATVLSTVGADPTTIRDQYETQGHPYYSTARLWDDGVIDPLDTRTVLGLSLSAAANAPLADPAFGVFRM; this is encoded by the coding sequence GTGACAGCCACGCTCACGGGTCATCGAGAGCTGGTCGATGACCTGCACGCCCAGCTCGCCACCGCCCGTCTGGGCGGGCCCGAGCGGTCCCGGGTCCGGCACGTCGAGCGGGGCAAGCTGCTCCCGCGCGACCGCGTCGACTCATTGGTCGACCCGTCGAGCCCGTTCCTGGAGCTGTCGCCGCTGGCCGCGCACGGCCTCTACGGCGGCGACGCCCCGGGCGCCGGGATCATCACCGGCGTCGGGCGGGTGGCGGGGCGCGAGTGCGTCATCGTCGCCAACGACGCCACCGTCAAGGGCGGCACGTACTACCCGATGACGGTGAAGAAGCACCTGCGCGCACAGGAGGTGGCGCTGCAGAACCGGCTCCCCTGCCTCTACCTCGTCGACTCCGGCGGCGCCTACCTGCCCGAGCAGGACCAGGTGTTCCCCGACCGCGAGCACTTCGGCCGGATCTTCTACAACCAGGCGCAGATGTCGGGCCTGGGCATCCCGCAGATCGCCGCGGTGCTGGGCTCGTGCACCGCGGGCGGCGCGTACGTGCCGGCCATGAGCGACGAGGCCGTGATCGTCCGCAACCAGGGCACGATCTTCCTGGGCGGCCCGCCGCTGGTGAAGGCGGCCACCGGCGAGGTCGTCACCGCCGAGGAGCTGGGCGGCGGCGACCTGCACTCGAAGACCTCGGGCGTCACCGACCACCTCGCCGACGACGACGCGCACGCGCTGTCGATCGTCCGCCGGATCGTCGGCACGCTGGGCCCGCGCGCGCCGCGGCCCTGGGACGTCGCGCCCACCGAGGAGCCGCTGGCCGACCCCGCCGAGCTCTACGACGTCGTCCCGACCGACTCCCGCACCCCCTACGACGTGCGCGAGGTCATCACCCGCGTCGTCGACGGCTCGCGCTTCCACGAGTTCAAGTCCGAGTACGGCACCACGCTCGTCACGGGCTTCGCGCGCATCCACGGCCACCAGGTCGGGATCGTCGCGAACAACGGGATCCTGTTCTCCGAGTCCGCGCTCAAGGGCGCTCACTTCGTCGAGCTGTGCGACCAGCGCGGCATCCCGCTGGTGTTCCTGCAGAACATCTCCGGGTTCATGGTCGGCCGCGAGTACGAGGCGGGCGGCATCGCGAAGAACGGCGCCAAGATGGTCACGGCCGTCGCCTCCACCCGCGTCCCGAAGTTCACGGTCGTCATCGGCGGCTCGTTCGGCGCCGGCAACTACGCGATGTGCGGGCGGGCGTACTCGCCCCGCTTCCTGTTCATGTGGCCCAACGCCCGCATCTCCGTCATGGGCGGGGAGCAGGCGGCCACCGTGCTGAGCACCGTCGGGGCCGACCCGACCACGATCCGCGACCAGTACGAGACCCAGGGCCACCCGTACTACTCCACCGCCCGGCTCTGGGACGACGGCGTGATCGACCCGCTCGACACCCGCACCGTGCTCGGCCTGTCCCTGTCCGCCGCCGCCAACGCGCCCCTGGCCGATCCGGCCTTCGGCGTCTTCCGGATGTGA
- a CDS encoding TetR/AcrR family transcriptional regulator translates to MVATRSRREQILAVAAQLFARHGFHGVSIADLGAAVGVSGPALYRHFPGKEALLSELLVGISEHLLAGGQERAAASDDPHEVLAALVDFQAAFALREPELIVVQDRDLANLPPAARRRVRQLQRTYVEIWVDTLRRVHPGLSAGDARVAAHGAFGLLNSTPHAGRSPEAAALLRRMARAALADLDTVAS, encoded by the coding sequence ATGGTGGCGACCCGGTCCCGGCGCGAGCAGATCCTCGCCGTGGCCGCGCAGCTGTTCGCCCGCCACGGCTTCCACGGGGTGAGCATCGCCGACCTCGGTGCCGCCGTCGGCGTCAGCGGGCCGGCGCTTTACCGGCACTTCCCCGGCAAGGAGGCCCTGCTCTCCGAGCTGCTCGTGGGGATCAGCGAGCACCTGCTGGCGGGCGGGCAGGAGCGCGCCGCCGCGTCCGACGACCCGCACGAGGTGCTCGCCGCGCTCGTCGACTTCCAGGCCGCGTTCGCGCTGCGCGAGCCGGAGCTGATCGTCGTGCAGGACCGCGACCTGGCCAACCTCCCGCCCGCGGCGCGCCGGCGCGTGCGGCAGCTGCAGCGCACCTACGTCGAGATCTGGGTCGACACGCTGCGCCGCGTGCACCCCGGCCTGTCCGCCGGGGACGCGCGGGTCGCCGCGCACGGCGCGTTCGGCCTGCTCAACTCCACGCCGCACGCCGGGCGCTCCCCGGAGGCGGCCGCGCTGCTGCGCCGCATGGCCCGCGCGGCGCTCGCCGACCTGGACACCGTCGCGTCGTGA
- a CDS encoding inositol monophosphatase family protein, protein MTGPCSHIDCVLTDRAMTVAADAARAGGAVLSATDRTRVEVTLKDARVDVTTSADLASQAAVARVLREAFAEHVVVGEDGTEDGPDARHVWYVDGLDGTSNFAHGIPWYCVSVGLRCGGETVAGAVFDPVHDVLYCAGRGRGATGNGVPLRVDGTDRVERAVVVSQIQSSDRAEIHEFVVLFEALMNAAGGVRFPGAPALILSHIAAGHLTAYVERAMPPWDITAGQLLVEEAGGRLTDFAGARVAGAGVTDVVATNGAVHDELLGVLPR, encoded by the coding sequence GTGACCGGGCCCTGCTCCCACATCGATTGCGTCCTGACCGACCGGGCGATGACGGTCGCCGCCGACGCCGCCCGCGCCGGCGGCGCCGTGCTGTCGGCCACCGACCGCACCCGGGTCGAGGTGACGCTCAAGGACGCCCGCGTCGACGTCACGACGTCGGCCGACCTCGCCTCGCAGGCCGCGGTGGCGCGGGTGCTGCGGGAGGCGTTCGCCGAGCACGTGGTCGTCGGCGAGGACGGCACCGAGGACGGCCCCGACGCCCGGCACGTCTGGTACGTCGACGGCCTCGACGGCACGAGCAACTTCGCGCACGGCATCCCGTGGTACTGCGTGTCGGTCGGCCTGCGCTGCGGCGGCGAGACCGTCGCGGGTGCGGTGTTCGACCCCGTCCACGACGTCCTCTACTGCGCAGGGCGCGGACGCGGGGCCACCGGCAACGGCGTGCCGCTGCGGGTCGACGGCACCGACCGCGTGGAGCGCGCGGTCGTCGTCAGCCAGATCCAGTCGTCGGACCGCGCCGAGATCCACGAGTTCGTCGTCCTGTTCGAGGCGCTGATGAACGCCGCGGGCGGCGTGCGGTTCCCCGGTGCGCCCGCGCTGATCCTCAGCCACATCGCCGCGGGACACCTCACGGCCTACGTCGAGCGCGCCATGCCGCCGTGGGACATCACCGCGGGGCAGCTGCTGGTGGAGGAGGCGGGCGGGCGGCTCACCGACTTCGCCGGTGCACGCGTCGCGGGGGCGGGGGTCACCGACGTCGTCGCGACGAACGGGGCCGTTCACGACGAGCTCCTGGGCGTCCTGCCCCGGTAG
- the ppc gene encoding phosphoenolpyruvate carboxylase, protein MNTVATHAGVTSESGHDALRADIRRLSTMLGRTLVHHGGPELLELVEQVRHGSRNGDAQSLLSGLDAGTAVALARAFSQYFQLANIAEQRHRAKEIAATDGRGPLRRVMERVAQECGRDEVQEVLARAELRPVFTAHPTESSRQSVLAILRRVADGLDRGASDDALEALVELLWQTDELRPGKPTVADEARAIGWYMEQLGRGAVPELLAEYEREVRAAGFEVPPGSGPLVLGCWVGGDRDGNPNVTPAVTREVLELYSDRALRIHEGLVEELIQELSISTRVIGVSEELRSSLARDRRALPEVHDRFIRLNATEPYRLKLSYVQARLANTRTRDGHVPGRDYLGPEAYLEDLAVVDRSLRGHLGARIADGTLARALRTGRALGLHLAELDVREHSQRHHDALGAVYDALGELEQPYASLTREQRTELLSRELDGGRPLVRRHYGLPAEAVDVLGVFDLLHEVQHRYGPQVARTYIVSMCQGVDDLLAVAVLAREAFMVELQHDPRSSIDLVPLFETVEELCQAGDLLDGLLSVPGYRQHVRNRGDLQEVMLGYSDSNKGAGITTSQWEIHRAQRQLRDIGAKHGVRLRLFHGRGGSVGRGGGPSAEAVASAPYGSVDATMKVTEQGEVISDKYSLPALAHDNLEIMLAAMLEATLLHRASRWDDPSLERFDDTMDLVSDAARAAYRGLVGQPGLPDFFSAATPVDELGELNVGSRPSRRPGKGAATLDDLRAIPWVFGWTQTRMVVPGWYGLGSGLAAAREAGHGPVLEEMREWAFFANLLGNVEMTLAKTDLGIARRYVDELVDPSLHPIFDDIVAEHALTLREVLRLTGSPTLLARYPVLRGTLAVRDSYLQPLHHLQVELLAQRRRTDQPDADVHRALLLTINGIAAGLRNTG, encoded by the coding sequence GTGAACACGGTCGCCACCCACGCCGGCGTCACCTCGGAGTCCGGGCACGACGCCCTGCGCGCCGACATCCGCCGGCTCTCCACGATGCTCGGGCGCACACTCGTGCACCACGGGGGTCCCGAGCTGCTGGAGCTGGTGGAGCAGGTGCGCCACGGCTCCCGGAACGGCGACGCGCAGTCGCTGCTGTCCGGGCTCGACGCGGGCACCGCGGTGGCGCTGGCCCGCGCGTTCTCGCAGTACTTCCAGCTCGCCAACATCGCCGAGCAGCGCCACCGGGCGAAGGAGATCGCGGCGACCGACGGCCGCGGCCCGCTGCGCCGCGTCATGGAGCGCGTCGCGCAGGAGTGCGGCCGCGACGAGGTGCAGGAGGTGCTGGCCCGCGCCGAGCTGCGCCCGGTGTTCACCGCGCACCCGACCGAGTCCTCGCGGCAGTCGGTGCTCGCGATCCTGCGCCGCGTCGCCGACGGCCTCGACCGCGGCGCCTCCGACGACGCGCTGGAGGCGCTCGTCGAGCTGCTCTGGCAGACCGACGAGCTGCGCCCCGGCAAGCCCACCGTGGCCGACGAGGCCCGCGCCATCGGCTGGTACATGGAGCAGCTGGGCCGCGGCGCGGTGCCGGAGCTGCTCGCCGAGTACGAGCGCGAGGTCCGCGCCGCCGGCTTCGAGGTGCCGCCGGGCTCCGGGCCGCTGGTGCTCGGCTGCTGGGTCGGCGGCGACCGCGACGGCAACCCCAACGTCACCCCGGCCGTCACGCGCGAGGTGCTGGAGCTCTACTCCGACCGCGCGCTGCGCATCCACGAGGGCCTGGTCGAGGAGCTGATCCAGGAGCTGTCGATCAGCACGCGGGTGATCGGGGTGTCGGAGGAGCTGCGGTCGTCGCTGGCGCGCGACCGGCGCGCGCTCCCCGAGGTCCACGACCGGTTCATCCGGCTCAACGCCACCGAGCCCTACCGGCTCAAGCTCTCCTACGTGCAGGCGCGCCTGGCGAACACGCGCACCCGCGACGGGCACGTGCCCGGCCGCGACTACCTCGGCCCCGAGGCCTACCTCGAGGACCTCGCCGTCGTCGACCGCTCCCTGCGCGGGCACCTCGGCGCCCGCATCGCCGACGGCACGCTGGCCCGCGCGCTGCGCACCGGCCGTGCGCTCGGGCTGCACCTGGCCGAGCTCGACGTCCGGGAGCACAGCCAGCGGCACCACGACGCCCTCGGCGCCGTGTACGACGCGCTGGGCGAGCTGGAGCAGCCCTACGCCTCCCTCACGCGCGAGCAGCGCACGGAGCTCCTGTCGCGCGAGCTCGACGGCGGCCGCCCGCTGGTCCGGCGCCACTACGGCCTGCCGGCCGAGGCCGTCGACGTGCTCGGCGTGTTCGACCTGCTGCACGAGGTGCAGCACCGCTACGGCCCGCAGGTGGCGCGCACCTACATCGTGTCGATGTGCCAGGGCGTCGACGACCTGCTCGCCGTCGCCGTGCTGGCGCGCGAGGCGTTCATGGTGGAGCTGCAGCACGATCCCCGCTCGTCGATCGACCTCGTGCCGCTGTTCGAGACCGTCGAGGAGCTGTGCCAGGCCGGCGACCTGCTCGACGGGCTGCTCTCGGTGCCCGGCTACCGCCAGCACGTGCGCAACCGCGGTGACCTGCAGGAGGTCATGCTCGGCTACTCCGACTCCAACAAGGGCGCGGGCATCACGACCTCGCAGTGGGAGATCCACCGGGCCCAGCGCCAGCTCCGCGACATCGGGGCGAAGCACGGGGTGCGGCTGCGGCTGTTCCACGGGCGCGGCGGGTCGGTCGGGCGCGGCGGCGGGCCGTCGGCGGAGGCGGTGGCGTCGGCGCCCTACGGCTCGGTCGACGCGACGATGAAGGTCACCGAGCAGGGCGAGGTCATCTCCGACAAGTACTCGCTGCCCGCGCTCGCCCACGACAACCTGGAGATCATGCTGGCGGCGATGTTGGAGGCCACGCTGCTGCACCGGGCCTCGCGCTGGGACGACCCGTCGCTGGAGCGCTTCGACGACACGATGGACCTGGTCAGCGACGCCGCCCGCGCCGCCTACCGCGGGCTCGTCGGGCAGCCGGGGCTGCCGGACTTCTTCTCCGCGGCCACGCCCGTCGACGAGCTGGGCGAGCTCAACGTCGGCTCCCGCCCGTCGCGGCGGCCGGGGAAGGGCGCGGCCACCCTCGACGACCTGCGCGCGATCCCGTGGGTCTTCGGCTGGACGCAGACGCGGATGGTCGTGCCCGGCTGGTACGGCCTGGGGAGCGGGCTGGCCGCCGCCCGCGAGGCCGGGCACGGGCCGGTGCTCGAGGAGATGCGGGAGTGGGCGTTCTTCGCCAACCTGCTCGGCAACGTCGAGATGACGCTGGCCAAGACCGACCTCGGGATCGCCCGCCGCTACGTCGACGAGCTGGTCGACCCGTCGCTGCACCCGATCTTCGACGACATCGTGGCCGAGCACGCGCTCACGCTGCGGGAGGTGCTGCGCCTGACCGGCTCGCCGACGCTGCTCGCCCGCTACCCCGTCCTGCGCGGCACCCTCGCCGTGCGCGACTCCTACCTGCAGCCGTTGCACCACCTGCAGGTCGAGCTGCTCGCGCAGCGCCGGCGGACCGACCAGCCCGACGCCGACGTGCACCGCGCCCTGCTCCTCACGATCAACGGGATCGCGGCGGGGCTGCGGAACACGGGCTGA
- a CDS encoding SDR family NAD(P)-dependent oxidoreductase yields MTERRAAVVTGGASGIGLATVTRLVADGWRVVLADYNAANGEAAAAGFGDDVRFVRTDVAREADVEAAVGACVDAFGHVDCVVNNAGVGGAFGRLTDIEVDDWDYTFAVLVRGVFLGIKHGARAMRGRGGSIVNLGSIAGLAAGAGPQAYSAAKAAVINLGRTAATELGPERIRVNTVCPGLIVTPLVGDGAGAAQVMAGAQPWPDLGRPEDVAEVIAFLAGDAARFVTGEAITVDGGLTAAGPRMQEAYGGDPGRRGLVGVNRGTTGEGATVRRAE; encoded by the coding sequence ATGACGGAGCGGCGTGCGGCAGTGGTCACGGGTGGGGCGAGCGGGATCGGGCTGGCCACGGTCACCCGGCTCGTGGCGGACGGGTGGCGGGTGGTCCTCGCCGACTACAACGCCGCCAACGGGGAGGCCGCCGCCGCCGGCTTCGGCGACGACGTGCGGTTCGTGCGCACCGACGTCGCCCGGGAGGCCGACGTCGAGGCAGCGGTCGGCGCCTGCGTGGACGCGTTCGGGCACGTCGACTGCGTCGTCAACAACGCCGGGGTCGGCGGGGCGTTCGGGCGCCTCACCGACATCGAGGTCGACGACTGGGACTACACGTTCGCCGTGCTCGTGCGCGGCGTCTTCCTCGGCATCAAGCACGGGGCCCGGGCGATGCGCGGGCGTGGCGGGTCGATCGTCAACCTCGGCTCGATCGCGGGCCTCGCCGCGGGCGCCGGCCCGCAGGCCTACTCCGCCGCCAAGGCCGCGGTGATCAACCTGGGGCGCACGGCGGCCACCGAGCTCGGTCCCGAGCGGATCCGCGTCAACACCGTCTGCCCCGGCCTCATCGTGACGCCGCTGGTCGGCGACGGGGCCGGCGCCGCGCAGGTCATGGCGGGCGCGCAGCCGTGGCCCGACCTCGGCCGCCCCGAGGACGTCGCCGAGGTGATCGCGTTCCTCGCCGGCGACGCGGCGCGCTTCGTCACGGGCGAGGCGATCACCGTCGACGGCGGGCTCACCGCCGCCGGCCCGCGCATGCAGGAGGCCTACGGCGGCGATCCGGGCAGGCGCGGGCTGGTCGGCGTCAACCGCGGGACGACGGGCGAGGGCGCCACGGTGCGCCGCGCGGAGTGA
- a CDS encoding alpha/beta hydrolase translates to MDVVLVPGANHGGWWYRPVVEELEARGHRAHAVTLDGLDPADPEPDRLITLDTHVRQLVDVVSALPGPAVVLGHSYAGSVLSGAADVVPDRFRSLLYVDAFVPDDGESCWSMTLPWEREWFVEGSGRTGAYVDPLPFFDDRADAHPLATLTQRSRLTGAWRTVADKHYVLAASAEWAARSPFVAVADRLRADPSWVVHDLDETHNVLRTGPDALVGVLDRVLGSA, encoded by the coding sequence ATGGACGTCGTACTCGTACCGGGAGCCAACCACGGGGGCTGGTGGTACCGGCCCGTCGTCGAGGAGCTGGAGGCGCGTGGGCACCGGGCCCACGCCGTCACCCTCGACGGCCTCGACCCCGCCGATCCCGAGCCCGACCGCCTGATCACCCTCGACACGCACGTCCGGCAGCTCGTCGACGTGGTCTCCGCGCTGCCCGGGCCCGCGGTCGTGCTCGGGCACAGCTACGCGGGCTCCGTGCTGTCGGGCGCGGCCGACGTCGTGCCCGACCGGTTCCGCAGCCTCCTCTACGTCGACGCGTTCGTGCCCGACGACGGCGAGTCGTGCTGGTCGATGACGCTGCCGTGGGAGCGGGAGTGGTTCGTCGAGGGCTCGGGGCGCACCGGGGCCTACGTCGATCCGCTGCCGTTCTTCGACGACCGCGCGGACGCGCACCCGCTGGCCACGCTCACGCAGCGCTCGCGGCTCACCGGGGCCTGGCGCACCGTCGCCGACAAGCACTACGTGCTCGCGGCCTCGGCGGAGTGGGCGGCGCGGTCGCCGTTCGTGGCGGTCGCCGACCGGCTGCGCGCCGACCCGTCCTGGGTCGTGCACGACCTCGACGAGACCCACAACGTGCTCCGCACCGGGCCGGACGCGCTGGTGGGCGTGTTGGACCGGGTCCTGGGCTCAGCCTGA